The following proteins are co-located in the Eubalaena glacialis isolate mEubGla1 chromosome 14, mEubGla1.1.hap2.+ XY, whole genome shotgun sequence genome:
- the FNDC4 gene encoding fibronectin type III domain-containing protein 4 isoform X1, translated as MPQCLPADSVGTMASLMPLSPYLSPTVLLLVSCDLGFVRADRPPSPVNVTVTHLRANSATVSWDVPEGNIVIGYSISQQRQNGPGQRVIREVNTTTRACALWGLAEDSDYTVQVRSIGLRGESPPGPRVHFRTLKGSDRLPSNSSSPGDITVEGLDGERPLQTGEVVIIVVVLLMWAAVIGLFCRQYDIIKDNDSNNNPKEKGKGPEQSPQGRPVGTRQKNSPSINTIDV; from the exons ATGCCCCAGTGCCTCCCAGCGGACTCGGTGGGGACCATGGCTTCGCTAATGCCCCTCTCCCCATATCTAAGCCCCACTGTCCTCCTGCTGGTCAGTTGTGACCTGGGCTTTGTACGAGCAG ACCGGCCTCCCTCTCCTGTGAATGTGACAGTCACTCACCTCAGAGCCAACTCGGCCACTGTGTCTTGGGACGTCCCAGAAGGCAACATCGTCATTGGCTACTCCATTTCCCAGCAA CGACAGAATGGACCGGGGCAACGTGTGATCCGGGAGGTGAACACCACCACTCGGGCCTGTGCCCTCTGGGGCCTGGCTGAAGACAGTGACTACACAGTGCAGGTCAGGAGCATCGGCCTTCGGGGAGAAAGCCCCCCAGGGCCACGGGTGCACTTCCGGACTCTCAAGGGTTCTGACCGGCTACCCTCAAACAGCTCGAGCCCAG GTGACATCACAGTGGAGGGTCTGGATGGAGAGCGACCTCTGCAGACGGGGGAAGTGGTCATCATTGTGGTGGTGTTGCTCATGTGGGCTG CTGTAATTGGGCTATTCTGCCGTCAGTATGACATCATCAAGGACAATGACTCCAACAATAACcccaaggagaaggggaagggaccGGAACAGAGTCCTCAGGGAAGGCCAGTGGGGACAAGACAG AAAAACTCACCATCCATCAACACCATTGACGTATGA
- the FNDC4 gene encoding fibronectin type III domain-containing protein 4 isoform X2 — protein MPQCLPADSVGTMASLMPLSPYLSPTVLLLVSCDLGFVRADRPPSPVNVTVTHLRANSATVSWDVPEGNIVIGYSISQQRQNGPGQRVIREVNTTTRACALWGLAEDSDYTVQVRSIGLRGESPPGPRVHFRTLKGSDRLPSNSSSPGDITVEGLDGERPLQTGEVVIIVVVLLMWAEKLTIHQHH, from the exons ATGCCCCAGTGCCTCCCAGCGGACTCGGTGGGGACCATGGCTTCGCTAATGCCCCTCTCCCCATATCTAAGCCCCACTGTCCTCCTGCTGGTCAGTTGTGACCTGGGCTTTGTACGAGCAG ACCGGCCTCCCTCTCCTGTGAATGTGACAGTCACTCACCTCAGAGCCAACTCGGCCACTGTGTCTTGGGACGTCCCAGAAGGCAACATCGTCATTGGCTACTCCATTTCCCAGCAA CGACAGAATGGACCGGGGCAACGTGTGATCCGGGAGGTGAACACCACCACTCGGGCCTGTGCCCTCTGGGGCCTGGCTGAAGACAGTGACTACACAGTGCAGGTCAGGAGCATCGGCCTTCGGGGAGAAAGCCCCCCAGGGCCACGGGTGCACTTCCGGACTCTCAAGGGTTCTGACCGGCTACCCTCAAACAGCTCGAGCCCAG GTGACATCACAGTGGAGGGTCTGGATGGAGAGCGACCTCTGCAGACGGGGGAAGTGGTCATCATTGTGGTGGTGTTGCTCATGTGGGCTG AAAAACTCACCATCCATCAACACCATTGA